The segment AGGGGTCGACTTCGCGGGGGAACACGAAGATGAGGACAGTTCAGGGCGTGCGTCGCGGGGTCGCCGGCCTGCTCGCCACAGCGGTGGCCGGGCTGGTCCTGGTCACCACTTCCCGAGAGGCCGAAGCCACGGTCGACGGGCACGTCGCCGGCGCTGTCACCTACATAACCTCGGGCAACGACGGGTCGATCCTGCGGATCGGCCCGGACGGGCAGACCGAAACGATCCCCGCGGACGACGGAGCTTTCTACACCGGCGTGGCCATCGGCGACGACGGCGCCGTCTACGCCTCCGATTCCGGCCTGGACCGGGTCGTCGAGATCCTTCCGGATGGCAACCTCGACGAATTGGCGTTCACCGGCTTAGACGATCCCACTGGGGTGGCGGTGGACGACAGCGGCACGGTCTACGTCGCCGACGGCGGCAACGCGCGGGTCGTCGCCCTGACCAGCGCTGGCGCCGAGTCGAACCTACCGATAACCGGGCTCGAGGAGGCCGCCCCCGAGTTGGTGGACCCGCGAGCCGTCGCCGTCACCGGCGACGGCATCGTCTACGTGACCGACCGTTCCACCCCGAGCCGGCTGATCAAGTTCGAACCGCCCAGCACGGTGACCGTGCTGGTGGAGGAACAGATCGAGAACCCGTCCGGAGTGGCTGTAGACCGGCTCGGTGACGTCTACGTCTCGGGCACAGCTGATGGCGTGGTCGCAATGCTCTCGCCCAGTCGCAGCGACCTGCTTTCGGGAGCAGCCGGCCCCGCGGGCATCGCCGCGCCCGTCGCCACCAAACCCTATGTGGCGCTGTCCGGAAGCGGCCGGCTCGTGGAGGCGATCAGCAACCAGCCCGTGATCACCGGCCTCGACGATCCGCGGGCCGTCGCGATGCTCAAGGTGCCGGACGCCCCCACAGACGTAGCCGCGGGCATCGGCAACGAGACGGCGCTGGTCTCCTGGACGGCCCCGGAGGACAACGGCGGGAACCCGGCCAACTGGTACGAGGTCACCTCCGATCCGGGCGGCTTCACCTGCACCACCTCCCAGCTCTCCTGCGAGGTAACCGGCCTCACCAACGGAACGCCCTATACATTCACGGTCCGCGCCTCCAACACCGGCGACAACATGACCGGTGGATCATTGGTGAGCGTCGACTCGAACCCGATCACCCCCGAGGACGTCTACGTCCCGAGCGTCCCGGCCGCCCTGACCATCGTGCCCGGCAATGCCACTGCCGCGTTGTCGATCACTCCCGGCGACGACGGCGGTCTGCCCGTCGACCGCTGGGAGGTCTCCATCGACGACGGCGAGACCTGGACGCCTCTGGACCACTTGGTCGACGACGAAGGCACCGTGGTGGCCTCGCTCGACGACCTGGACAACGACCGGCTCTACGACGTGCGGGTTCGCGGCGTGAACGGCGTCGGCGAGGGCGCGGAAATCGCCGAGTCGGTGACCCCGGTGCCTGATCTGCCGGGCGACCCGGCCTGGATCACGGCCACCCCGCAGGATCGCGGCGCCGACCTCACGATCGAGCCCGGCGCCACCGGCGGCGGCACCCTCACCTTCGAGTACTCCCTCAACGCGGGTCAGACCTGGACCGCGCTGTCGACCGACCCGACCGGCGAGCAGGACACCACCGTCGACGCGAGCATCGGAGACCTCGTCAACGGGCAGGAATACACGGTCTGGGTTCAAGCGAGGAACAGCCGTGGGTCATCCTCCGGGTACGCAGCCGTGGCAGTGACCCCGGCGACGGTCCCGGACCCGCCCACCGACCTGGCCGCCACTCCCGGTGACGTATCCGCCCATGTCACCTTCGAGCCGCCGGCCGAGGACGGCGGCCTGCCCGTCGACGGCTATGAGTACGCCCTCGACTCGGAGGACGACTGGTTCGACCTGGACGTCGTGACGGGCGAGGGGGACACCCAGGAAGCGCCGATCCCCGGTCTCACCAACGGGCAGGAGTACACGATCTATGTCCGCGCGGTGAACGAGATCGGCGGGTCGACGGCCGCTTCCGACACCGTCACCCCGGCCGGTCCGGCGGGCGCGCCGACCGCTCTGGAAGCCACCCGCTCCAACGAGTCCGCGACCATCGTCTTCGAACCGCCCGCCGAGGACGGCGGCGGCGAGAACATGGGCTTCGAGGTTTCGCTCAATAACGGATCTACCTGGGCCTCACTCATCACGACCCCGGTCGACGGTTCCGCCACCGCACGCACTGCCACTCTGAGCTCGCTCACCAACGGAGTGACGTACACGATCCGAGTCCGTGCGGTGACCAGCGCCGGCCCCGGTGCCGCCGGCCTCGCCGACACCGTCACTCCCGCCACCGTCCCCGCAGCACCCAGCGATGCCACCGCCACCCCGGCCGACGGAGCACTCGACGTCAAGTTTGAGCCCCCGGCCGACAACGGCGGCGACGAGATCACCCGCTACGACGTGTCCCTCAACGGCGGATCCACTTGGGCACCGCTCACCAGCTCCCCGACCGGCGACGGAGCCACCTCGTTGTCCGCGACGATCAGCCCACTGGCCAACGACGAGTTGCACACCGCCTACATCCGCGCCGTGAACAGCGTCGGCCCCGGCATCGCCTATGCCACCGTTTCCGGCACCCCCACGGCCGTCCCGGCCAGCCCCAGCCCGTCACCAAGCGTGTCGGAGAGTCCGAGCCCATCACCGAGCGTTTCGGAGAGCTCCAGCCCGTCGGAGAGCTCGAGCCCGTCGGAGAGCTCGAGCCCGTCGGAGAGCCCGAGCCCGTCGCCAAGCGAGTCGGAAAGTCCCAGCCCGTCACCCACGACCGCGAGCCCCTCCCCGTCACCCACGACCGCCCCGCCGACGAGCCCGCCCACCAGCCCTTCGACGACTCCGCCGACGACAGCCCCGCCCACGACGACTCCGACAACCGTCCCGCCCACCACCCCGCCGGCGTCGCCGACACCAACCGTCACGCTGTCACCGACCGTGCCACCGACGACCAGCCCTGTCGCGATCCCGAGCCCGACCGCGACGACCAGCCCTGCAGCGAGCCTCACCCCAACGACGAGCCCGACCACCAGCCCGGAGCCCACGCCGTCTGCCGGTGTGCCTGCCGCGCCCGGTGGGGTGACCGCCGTCGCCGGTATCTCGTCGATCGAGGTTTCCTGGACTGCCCCGGCCGGGGACGGCCAAGCCACCAGCTACCGGGCGATCGCTGACCCCGGCCCGGCCACCTGCACCACGAGCGGCACAAGCTGTGTCCTCGGCGCGGACCCCGGCACCTCCTACCGGGTCACCGTTGTCGCCATCGGCGCCGGCGGTGAGTCCGGGCCGTCCAACCCGTCCGGCGCGGTGACGCCGACGGCGTTGGAGATCCCCGCGGAGGCGCCGGTGGGTGACGGCGACCTGACCACCGATGAGGGCACGCCGGCGACCATCATTCCCGGCGATCAGATCACCATCGTCGGTGAGGGGTACGCGCCGCACTCGACCGTCACGATCACCGTCTACTCCGAGCCGCACATTCTCGGCACCGGTGTTGCTGACGGTGACGGCATCGCCCGCATCACGGTCAGCCTGCCGCCTGGGCTCGCACCGGGTGACCATGCGATCGTCGCCGCGGGTGTCGACCCGAACGGTGAGCCGTTCGCGCTGCGGATGGACGTCACCGCCATTGCCAGCGGCGAGGACAGCGTCGACGCGAGCCCGGATGATGACTCCAACCTGCCGACGACCGGTGCCGCGATCATGTCCATGCTCGGCGCAGGAGCGATCATGACCATCACCGGCATCGCCCTGACTGTGGCGGGCAATGTGCGACGGCGCCAGCGACGCCACTGAATCCGACCAGCCGAGCGCCGACGCAACAGAAGGCGAGAGGCGCGCGCTGAGCGCACCCCCACGAGGGGTGCGCTCAGCGCGAAGCCAGCGGGTTCCGGCGACGGGACAGGCGCTTGCGGTAGTCGCGCAGGTAGAAATCCTTAGGGGCGTAGCGCACCCGCCCCGGCAACCGCGGATAGACGGCCGCGGTGCCCGACAGCACCCGGTCGAGGAGTTTCTCGCGGCGCGGCGACCACGGCAGTCCGAAGCCGTCCCGGATCGGGGCCGGCAGCAGGCCGACGGTGACGAAACGGTTGAGGGGGACGGCCGGGCGCAATGCCACCGGGAGGCCTTCCGGCCAGAGCAGGGTGTTGGCGATGCGCCGCCCTGAATCGTTGACCTCGATGGTGGCGATCATGTGGTCCCAGTAGGCGCTGAAGGCCGCGCGGTCGGCCGGCCACGCCGATTCGGGGCAGCCGATGGCGGTGGCCAGCACGCTGTACTGCTGGTAGCAGACGTCGGCCTCGGCGGGCGGGAGCGGGCCCAAGACGCGTTCGTAGAGCAGCATCGCGGTGTCGAACAGCGTGGCGTTCACCCAGACCTGCAGGGCTGGGTCGTTGGCGGTGTAGCCGGGCCCGGTGACCTTGGAGTGCATGGCGGCCACCGCGCGGCTGATGGTCTGCGCCTCGGCGCGGGTGCCGTAGAGCACGCCGTAGACGTAGCTCATCGTGGTGCGCAGCCGGTCCAGCGGGCGGTCGGCGAAGGAGCTGTGGTCGAGGACGCCCTGGGCGACGGCGGGGTGGGCGATCTGCAGGAGGGTGGCGCGTCCGCCGCCGGCCAGCAGCAGCCCTTCCCCGGCCACCCTGCGGATGACAGCGGAGTCTTCGAATAGGCCTTCATCCATGCCATGAACTGTAAACCGCGGTTAACTTATCGCCGCCCGGGGAATCGCGGCTAACTTACCCGGAGCACCGGCTTGACCACCCGGCCGGCGAAGGCGTCCCGGGCGGCAGTCTCGATCTCCGTGAACGGGTACTCCGTAATGATCTTGTCGAGCGGAAGCTGAAGGTCGATCAACTGCGGGATCAACGACGTGGGTACGGCATCGCCCTCGATGACGCCACGGATGCGCAGCCCGTTGGTCATCACGGTCATGATGTCGATCTCGGCTTTCGCGCCGATGCCGACCAGCGCGAGCGTCCCCTGCCGCTGCAGCGAGCGCAGCGCCCGGTCGATCACGTCGGGCCGTCCGGTGGTGTCGATGGCGAAGTCGGCGCGCCCTGAATTGGGCAACGACGGCAACGCCGAGGACGCTCCGAACGACGTGGCCAGGTCCCGGCGCGCTTCCACCGGGTCGATGGCGATCACCGTGCACCCCCGAGCGACCGCGGCCATCACCGCGCACAGCCCGACACTGCCGGCACCCAGGACCAACACGGTGGCGCCCGGCGCCGGGTCGAAGACGTTGAGCACCGTCCCGGCGCCGGTCTGCACGCTGCAGCCGAGCGGCGCGGCCAGGACGGGGGAGAGGTCGGCAGGGATCTTCACGGTGTTGCTTTCGTACGCCACCGCGTACGTAGCAAAACTCGACTGCCCGAAGAAGTTGCCGTAGACAACGCCCCCGTCCCGCGACAGCGGACTGCTCCCGTCAGCCCGCGCACCCCGCGAGTTGAGCGCGCTCCGCAGGCAGTAGGCCGGAGCCCCGCCCCGGCATTGCGCACACTCCCCGCAGCTGCGGAAACTCAGGCACACCGCATCCCCCGGCACCACCGAGGTGACCTGCGACCCGACGGCTTCGACGACGCCCGCGCCCTCGTGACCGAAGACCATCGGGAGCAGGGGCCAGTTCCGCCGCATGATCAGGTCGGTGTGGCAGATCCCGGCCG is part of the Actinoplanes sp. NBC_00393 genome and harbors:
- a CDS encoding NAD(P)-dependent alcohol dehydrogenase, translated to MRAVAALVESPGGPFTLRDVEIEPPRPDEILVRITAAGICHTDLIMRRNWPLLPMVFGHEGAGVVEAVGSQVTSVVPGDAVCLSFRSCGECAQCRGGAPAYCLRSALNSRGARADGSSPLSRDGGVVYGNFFGQSSFATYAVAYESNTVKIPADLSPVLAAPLGCSVQTGAGTVLNVFDPAPGATVLVLGAGSVGLCAVMAAVARGCTVIAIDPVEARRDLATSFGASSALPSLPNSGRADFAIDTTGRPDVIDRALRSLQRQGTLALVGIGAKAEIDIMTVMTNGLRIRGVIEGDAVPTSLIPQLIDLQLPLDKIITEYPFTEIETAARDAFAGRVVKPVLRVS
- a CDS encoding fibronectin type III domain-containing protein, which encodes MRRGVAGLLATAVAGLVLVTTSREAEATVDGHVAGAVTYITSGNDGSILRIGPDGQTETIPADDGAFYTGVAIGDDGAVYASDSGLDRVVEILPDGNLDELAFTGLDDPTGVAVDDSGTVYVADGGNARVVALTSAGAESNLPITGLEEAAPELVDPRAVAVTGDGIVYVTDRSTPSRLIKFEPPSTVTVLVEEQIENPSGVAVDRLGDVYVSGTADGVVAMLSPSRSDLLSGAAGPAGIAAPVATKPYVALSGSGRLVEAISNQPVITGLDDPRAVAMLKVPDAPTDVAAGIGNETALVSWTAPEDNGGNPANWYEVTSDPGGFTCTTSQLSCEVTGLTNGTPYTFTVRASNTGDNMTGGSLVSVDSNPITPEDVYVPSVPAALTIVPGNATAALSITPGDDGGLPVDRWEVSIDDGETWTPLDHLVDDEGTVVASLDDLDNDRLYDVRVRGVNGVGEGAEIAESVTPVPDLPGDPAWITATPQDRGADLTIEPGATGGGTLTFEYSLNAGQTWTALSTDPTGEQDTTVDASIGDLVNGQEYTVWVQARNSRGSSSGYAAVAVTPATVPDPPTDLAATPGDVSAHVTFEPPAEDGGLPVDGYEYALDSEDDWFDLDVVTGEGDTQEAPIPGLTNGQEYTIYVRAVNEIGGSTAASDTVTPAGPAGAPTALEATRSNESATIVFEPPAEDGGGENMGFEVSLNNGSTWASLITTPVDGSATARTATLSSLTNGVTYTIRVRAVTSAGPGAAGLADTVTPATVPAAPSDATATPADGALDVKFEPPADNGGDEITRYDVSLNGGSTWAPLTSSPTGDGATSLSATISPLANDELHTAYIRAVNSVGPGIAYATVSGTPTAVPASPSPSPSVSESPSPSPSVSESSSPSESSSPSESSSPSESPSPSPSESESPSPSPTTASPSPSPTTAPPTSPPTSPSTTPPTTAPPTTTPTTVPPTTPPASPTPTVTLSPTVPPTTSPVAIPSPTATTSPAASLTPTTSPTTSPEPTPSAGVPAAPGGVTAVAGISSIEVSWTAPAGDGQATSYRAIADPGPATCTTSGTSCVLGADPGTSYRVTVVAIGAGGESGPSNPSGAVTPTALEIPAEAPVGDGDLTTDEGTPATIIPGDQITIVGEGYAPHSTVTITVYSEPHILGTGVADGDGIARITVSLPPGLAPGDHAIVAAGVDPNGEPFALRMDVTAIASGEDSVDASPDDDSNLPTTGAAIMSMLGAGAIMTITGIALTVAGNVRRRQRRH
- a CDS encoding oxygenase MpaB family protein, which produces MDEGLFEDSAVIRRVAGEGLLLAGGGRATLLQIAHPAVAQGVLDHSSFADRPLDRLRTTMSYVYGVLYGTRAEAQTISRAVAAMHSKVTGPGYTANDPALQVWVNATLFDTAMLLYERVLGPLPPAEADVCYQQYSVLATAIGCPESAWPADRAAFSAYWDHMIATIEVNDSGRRIANTLLWPEGLPVALRPAVPLNRFVTVGLLPAPIRDGFGLPWSPRREKLLDRVLSGTAAVYPRLPGRVRYAPKDFYLRDYRKRLSRRRNPLASR